Genomic window (Aminivibrio sp.):
GACGTGATAAACCGGCGTTTTTCATAGAATCGGCACAAGAGGCGCTCGCAAGGCGAGCGCCTCTTCTTTTAGTAGAAAAAAGTCAGGCCATGGCCTCCACATGCCGGAACACGGAATCCACGAAAGGATCCACCGTCGGATGGGAGGGGAGCCTGCCCGCAATCCATGAAAAGGTACCGTCCCCGCGCAGAATCCGGAAGGACGGGGCGAAGTTGAGATCGAAAGCCCACGAAAGCTGCACGAGAAGAAAATCGGCAAGGGAACGGACGTTCCGGTAAGAACCCTGCCCCTCTTCCTCAAGCTCCCTGACGAGTTCCCCGGAATAGCCCCCGCCTACATCCAGCCTGGGAAGAAGGTCGTTGACCCTGTTTTCCTCCACGTGGCGGCGAACCAGCCGGAAAACGTCAATCTTATCGCTGTCCCTGACAATTTCGGCTATAGGCAGCAGATCAGGCGGGACATCGGAGGGAAGGATTTTTTTATTGTGCAGCCGGACCGATTCCAGCACCGTCGCTTTTACACCCTCACCCTCAAGCCGCTCCCAGGGAAAAGCCTCTTCGAGCACCCTGCGTCCCAGGTCCCCGTGGTCCACCGAAGCGCCGTCGAAGAAGGTGCCGTAGTCGGCAAACTGGAGGAACCGCCCGGCATCGTGAAGGACTGCCGCCGTGAGGGCAAGGTCCCGAAGGAAGCCTGTCCACCCCAGGCCATCGGCAATCAGGGCGCAGTTGTCTCTGACTTTCATACTGTGAACCCGTTTTACCTCGAGAAGGGGGTGGAGTGTCCCATCCTCTCCCCGGAAACTGTCAATGTAGTTTACGAGCCATTCCGCAGAAATTCCATGATTATCCATGAAGTCACGCTCCTTTGTCGTCCGGGTCATTCTATCCCTCCGGGGCGTCCTTTTCAATCGCAGGGGGCGCCGGCCGTCCTAACCCTAAATCCGCAAATTTTTCAGGCAGAGGGATGTGTCGCCGGGCATACGGTGAATTCGCCCTCCCCGAGGGCGAAGAGATCCCGCTCCGCGCTCTGTACGGATGAATCCCCCGGGGGAGGGCGCCTGAGGGGAGAGAAACCGGCACGGATGTCGGTTTCTCAGGCAGCCGGCGAATGCAGGGAGCCGCGGTGATCCCTTGGGCAGTTGTCAGGGACGACAATCCGCACCCCCCGCCCAAGGGGTCCCCGGTGACCCTCCCCGCCGGGGTGCGGATTTAGGTCCATCCGAAACCCCCTGGAGTAGTATAATGAATCAGGCTGCAAAACTGAAAACAAGTGGAGGTGGATGAAAATGAAAATGCATCGCACAATCCCGTTGTTTCTTATAGCGGCAGCATTACTCTCCCTGTCGGTTCCCTTTGAGGCTTCAGCCTGGCGGGGAGTTCAGAAGTGGAGCTATGACGCACAGAACAGCGTGACGGGATCACCCGCCGCAGTGAACGGCAATATCGTCATCGGCGACAGCGAAGGGCGCCTTCTCGCTCTCGACAAGAACACCGGGGAACTCAGGTGGACCTTTACTGCGGGCGCCACCATCAACGGAGCCCCCGCCCTTCTGGGCACAACGCTGTTTACCGGAGGATCCGACGGCACCCTCTTCGCCGTCGACGGGACAACGGGCCGGGAGATCTGGCATTTCAGCCTCTCGGAAAAGTACACCCCCGGCGCCATCTGGTCATCCCCTGCCGCCGGGAACGGCCGTGTCTATTTCAACAGCGCCGACGGCAAGGTCTACGCTCTCGACGCGGCGTCGGGAAACCTGGCCTGGACATTCGACACTGGCCGGGAGCTCCGCTCTTCACCGGTCCTCAGCGGCAGTCTCCTGTTCGTCGGGGCATACGAAGGGCTCTTCCATGCCCTTGATGCCGGGACAGGAAAAAAAGTTTGGGGCGGCGGAAGCGGCGGTCCCATCACCACCCCGACGGCAGCGGACGGAACGGTCTTCTTCGGGAGCTGGGACGGGACGCTCCAGGCGGTGAAGATACAGGGGGTGATTCCCCAGTGGAAATACAGCGCCGGAGAAGCGATCACCACCAGGCCCCTGGTTGCGGAGGGCAGGGTTTTCTTCGGGACGGTGAACGGAAAGATGGTGGCCCTTGAAGGCGCCTCGGGGAAGCTCCTCTGGGAGTTTTCCGTTCCGGGGGGCATCCACTCCAATCCCGCCTATCACGAGGGAATGGTGTTCTTCGGCAGCGATGGGGGCACCCTCTTCGCCCTGGACGCGGCGACAGGCAGAGAAGTATGGAAATTCGAGTCCGGGCGGGAGATCATGTCGGATCCGCTCTTTGTGGACGGAGGGCTGTACATCGGAAGTTTCGACGGAAAAGTCTACGCCTTCGAATAACTTTTCCTTCCAAAAGAACCGGGGGAGAGGGAGTATCCCCCTAAATCCGCAGGCTTTTCAGGCAGAGGGAGTGTCGCCGGACATACGGTGAATTCGCCCTCCCCGGGGGAGGGCGCCTGAGGGGAGAGGAACCGGCACGGATGTCGCTTTCACAGGCAGGCAGCCGGCGAACGCAGGGAGCCGCGGGACTCGCCTGGACAGTTGTCACGGACGACAATCCGCACTTTCCGCCCAAGGGGTCCCCGGTGACGCTCCCCCTTTGTTTTTCACCGCCGGAACCCCTATAATTCGGACAGCACAGCCCCTGAAATCTGCAGACGGGAGGTCGCGGGACATGGCGCCCATTTCAGGACAGGAACAGGAACCGCTCCGGCGGATCATCGAACTCGAGGAGGCCCTCCGCAGGGCCGAGGAAAGCAGCAGGAACAAGAGCGCCTTCATCGCCAACCTCAGCCACGAAATACTGACTCCTCTCAACTCCATCATCGGTGTGGCCAACCTGTTCCAGGGAACCAGGCTGGATCTTGAACAGAAAAAGTTCGTCGAAATGCTCTCCACATCAGCGAGAGATTTGCTCCGCCTGGTGGAGGAGCTTCTCGACCTTTCCCTCATCGAGACGGGCCGGCTTTCCCTGCAGAGCGAACCCTTTCCCGTCCGGTCGAGCTGTTCCAGGACGATCCGGCCCATCGCCGTCTCGATCCAGGATCGGCGGCTTTCCCTGGAACTGCATGTTGAACCTGCCGTTCCGGAATTTCTTCGGGGAGACAGCGCACGGCTGAACCAGATCATCAGGAACATGGTGACCAATGCCATCGCCTTTACTCCGAAAGGGACCATTACGGTACGGGTCTTCCTGGAGGAAGAAACGGATTCGTCCGCGGACCTTCACATCACGGCGATTCATCCCGACGGCGGCATGGGGGCGGTGAAAGGACGGGATACGGACTATTCGGACATGGAACGGAAGGACTTTTCCGCGTCCTTCCAGGGTGCCGGCATGGGGCTCCTCATTGCCCGGGGGATCGCGGAAGCCATGGGAGGCAGGCTCTGGACGGAGTTTTCCGACTCAGGGGACCGGGCCATTCATTTCCGGGCCTCCCTGGGGAAGGTCCATCCCGAGGAGGAGCTTCCCGGGAAAGAAACGGAATCCGGAGAGGGGCTTCCCTCCGAAAAAAAACCCCTCCCCGCGGAAATTTCGATCCTGGTGGTGGACGACAACAGGTTCAACCGGAGCCTCACCAGAACCATTCTCAGGAAAATGGGCGGCCCCGGCTGGAAAGTATCCCTGGCGGAAAGCGGTACCGAGGCACTGCAGCTCATGGAGGAGGAGCATTTCGACCTCGTCTTCATGGATGTTCAGATGCCCGGCATGGACGGCCTCGAATGTACCAGGCTGGCCAGGAAGAAAGAGACCGCGCATGGGCGCAGGTCCGTCATAATCGCCATGACAGCCTACGCCAGAGAGGGAGACCGTGAAATGTGCCTCGACGCCGGAATGGATGACTATATCGCCAAGCCGGTGGAAGCGGGGGAGCTACGCTCCGTCATCTCGAGAAACCTGGCCTAGGTCTTGCGGACCAGCACGCACAGGGCGGACTGGTCGTCCCTGGCCGCCCCCGTATAGCCCGCCTGGAAGAGGCGGTCGTAAGCCTCGGGAAAGGAGAGGGGGCCGTTTTCCTGTTCCACCTGATGGTCGAGAAAGCCGTCGCTGAGGAAAAGAAAGTACTCGCCCGGTTCCGCGGGGAGACTGCCTGAACCGAAGACGGCAGCCCCGGGAAGCCCCAGCAGCGACCCGGGGGAAGCGATTTTTTTCAGTCCGCCTCCGCTGCCGTGCAGGAAGCCGTTGATTCCGGCAGCGCAGTAATCCAGCCTTTTCTCCGGCAGGTTCAGCCGGAAGCAGACTGCCGCCGCAAAAGAATCGGAGAGAATCCTGCTCTCCGCCATGGAGTTCACCCAGGCCAGTTTTTCTTCCAGGGAAACGCCTGCACGGGCGTCATCCTCGAAAGCCTGGTGGAAAAGCACCATGATGGCCGATGTCCGCAGGGCGGCCGGAACTCCGTGCCCCATGACGTCAAAGAGGTAACCGCTGAGGATCCCCTGTCGGTCATCCCAGTGGTATCCGAACATGTCGCCGCTGATGAGGTGCATGGGACGGTAGATGCCCCTGACCTCGATCCGGGCGTCCCCCTCGAGGTCTCCGGGCAGGAACCCCCTCTGGATCGACGCGGCGAGGGACACGCTGTCATGGACCAGGTTTTCAGGAGAGACATCCGAGGCGACCATCATCATCACGTCCCCGGCATTCCCGGAGAGGGACCGGCAGGTGAACTGGACGGGGAAGAATATGCCGTTTTTCTTTCTGTGGGTCGCCGTCTGGAGGGAAAAGGAAGTGTTCCTAAGACTCCCCTCCCAGCCGGGGAAAATCTCATCCAGGGACAGGTCGGAAGTTTCCCCCCAGGAGTATCCGTACAGAGCCCTCGCCGCTTCATTGGTGTAGAGGACGGCTCCTGTGGAAGTTTCCCATATGACGAGAGCCTCATGGAACATGTCGAGAAGGTTCATGCCGTCAAACCTGAAGCCGGCGACCTCCAGGGCCAGCGGGGCCCCTCCCTGCTCTTTCATGGCCGCCCCCTCACTCGCCCCGGTCTCCGGAGATCGTCCCCGGCTTGTTCATGCACAAGCTTACCAGCCGTCCCGATTCCGAGATACGACACCAGTCGACAATATGAAGAATAATCTGCACTCCCCTTCCGGATTCCCGAAGACCGTCGTCAAACAC
Coding sequences:
- a CDS encoding response regulator, translated to MAPISGQEQEPLRRIIELEEALRRAEESSRNKSAFIANLSHEILTPLNSIIGVANLFQGTRLDLEQKKFVEMLSTSARDLLRLVEELLDLSLIETGRLSLQSEPFPVRSSCSRTIRPIAVSIQDRRLSLELHVEPAVPEFLRGDSARLNQIIRNMVTNAIAFTPKGTITVRVFLEEETDSSADLHITAIHPDGGMGAVKGRDTDYSDMERKDFSASFQGAGMGLLIARGIAEAMGGRLWTEFSDSGDRAIHFRASLGKVHPEEELPGKETESGEGLPSEKKPLPAEISILVVDDNRFNRSLTRTILRKMGGPGWKVSLAESGTEALQLMEEEHFDLVFMDVQMPGMDGLECTRLARKKETAHGRRSVIIAMTAYAREGDREMCLDAGMDDYIAKPVEAGELRSVISRNLA
- a CDS encoding PQQ-binding-like beta-propeller repeat protein; the encoded protein is MKMHRTIPLFLIAAALLSLSVPFEASAWRGVQKWSYDAQNSVTGSPAAVNGNIVIGDSEGRLLALDKNTGELRWTFTAGATINGAPALLGTTLFTGGSDGTLFAVDGTTGREIWHFSLSEKYTPGAIWSSPAAGNGRVYFNSADGKVYALDAASGNLAWTFDTGRELRSSPVLSGSLLFVGAYEGLFHALDAGTGKKVWGGGSGGPITTPTAADGTVFFGSWDGTLQAVKIQGVIPQWKYSAGEAITTRPLVAEGRVFFGTVNGKMVALEGASGKLLWEFSVPGGIHSNPAYHEGMVFFGSDGGTLFALDAATGREVWKFESGREIMSDPLFVDGGLYIGSFDGKVYAFE
- a CDS encoding SpoIIE family protein phosphatase, producing MKEQGGAPLALEVAGFRFDGMNLLDMFHEALVIWETSTGAVLYTNEAARALYGYSWGETSDLSLDEIFPGWEGSLRNTSFSLQTATHRKKNGIFFPVQFTCRSLSGNAGDVMMMVASDVSPENLVHDSVSLAASIQRGFLPGDLEGDARIEVRGIYRPMHLISGDMFGYHWDDRQGILSGYLFDVMGHGVPAALRTSAIMVLFHQAFEDDARAGVSLEEKLAWVNSMAESRILSDSFAAAVCFRLNLPEKRLDYCAAGINGFLHGSGGGLKKIASPGSLLGLPGAAVFGSGSLPAEPGEYFLFLSDGFLDHQVEQENGPLSFPEAYDRLFQAGYTGAARDDQSALCVLVRKT
- a CDS encoding HD domain-containing protein, with protein sequence MTRTTKERDFMDNHGISAEWLVNYIDSFRGEDGTLHPLLEVKRVHSMKVRDNCALIADGLGWTGFLRDLALTAAVLHDAGRFLQFADYGTFFDGASVDHGDLGRRVLEEAFPWERLEGEGVKATVLESVRLHNKKILPSDVPPDLLPIAEIVRDSDKIDVFRLVRRHVEENRVNDLLPRLDVGGGYSGELVRELEEEGQGSYRNVRSLADFLLVQLSWAFDLNFAPSFRILRGDGTFSWIAGRLPSHPTVDPFVDSVFRHVEAMA